A section of the bacterium genome encodes:
- a CDS encoding metal-dependent transcriptional regulator, with translation MRPQEMDELLERVWTEREKGRDAREDVLTALPAGEGDCWLKKLEQERLVSETGGRVRLTPAGEKEASGIIRRHRLTERLFADVFNTREETWEREACELEHPTVLTEEAVNAICAFLGHPPTCPHGRPIPPGPCCAEFRLEVKSFVIPLTEARIASRYRIVFITPKSGLRLDRLAVLGILPGSEIRIHQKKPAYVLRIGETDVALDHEIVRDIYVKEAP, from the coding sequence ATGAGACCTCAAGAAATGGACGAGCTTCTCGAACGCGTCTGGACGGAGAGGGAGAAGGGGAGGGACGCCCGCGAGGACGTTCTGACCGCCTTGCCGGCCGGGGAGGGCGATTGCTGGCTGAAGAAGCTCGAGCAGGAACGGCTTGTGAGCGAAACCGGGGGACGCGTCCGCCTGACCCCCGCGGGCGAAAAGGAGGCGTCGGGGATCATTCGACGGCACCGCCTGACGGAACGCCTCTTCGCGGACGTCTTCAATACGCGCGAGGAGACTTGGGAGCGTGAGGCCTGCGAGCTCGAACATCCGACGGTCCTGACGGAGGAGGCGGTGAATGCGATCTGCGCCTTCCTGGGGCACCCGCCCACCTGCCCCCATGGGAGGCCGATCCCCCCGGGACCGTGCTGTGCGGAATTCCGTCTGGAAGTGAAATCCTTCGTCATCCCGCTGACCGAGGCGCGCATCGCCTCCCGTTACCGGATCGTCTTCATCACGCCCAAGAGCGGACTTCGCCTGGACCGTCTGGCGGTCCTGGGAATCCTTCCCGGGAGCGAGATTCGCATCCATCAGAAGAAGCCGGCGTACGTCCTCCGCATTGGAGAGACGGACGTCGCCCTGGATCACGAAATCGTGCGGGACATCTACGTCAAGGAAGCGCCCTGA
- a CDS encoding Dyp-type peroxidase: MLHPQPGILPEPGRSALFIILRVDDPSTNSSSVARVAGEIPFYVKNVAKIDPRARTVCTVGFGSDFWDRISPNRRPSGLRPFRAIEAEGRRAPATGGDLLLHLLSGRHDLNFELARRIRNRLGGAVEVMEEVHGFRYLDSRDITGFIDGTENPKGKHRAAAALIGKEDPGFACGSYVFTQRYVHNLESWSHLSDKEQEKVIGRRKRDSKELPEKLKPPTAHISRVVVEEEGRELEIVRHSFPYGTVTEAGLFFIAYTKDLSIPEKMLARMIGTNADGLHDHLMDHTCAVSGATFFAPSLESLKSLGRA; the protein is encoded by the coding sequence ATGCTCCACCCTCAACCCGGCATTCTCCCCGAACCCGGCCGGAGCGCCCTCTTTATCATCTTGCGGGTCGACGACCCATCGACGAACTCGTCATCCGTCGCTCGGGTCGCCGGCGAAATCCCCTTTTACGTAAAGAACGTCGCCAAGATCGATCCCAGGGCCAGGACCGTCTGCACCGTCGGGTTCGGCTCCGATTTCTGGGACCGGATCTCACCCAACCGGCGCCCGTCCGGCCTCCGCCCCTTTCGCGCGATCGAAGCGGAAGGAAGGCGGGCCCCGGCAACCGGAGGGGATTTGCTGCTTCATCTCCTGTCCGGACGTCACGATCTCAACTTTGAGCTGGCGCGCCGGATCCGGAACCGGCTGGGCGGCGCCGTAGAGGTCATGGAGGAGGTTCACGGGTTCCGCTACCTCGATTCACGAGACATCACGGGTTTCATCGACGGCACCGAAAATCCGAAGGGAAAGCATCGAGCGGCGGCGGCGCTGATCGGAAAGGAAGATCCCGGTTTCGCCTGCGGGAGTTATGTCTTCACCCAGCGCTATGTCCACAACCTGGAGAGCTGGTCGCACCTCTCCGACAAGGAACAAGAGAAGGTGATCGGACGGCGGAAGCGGGACAGCAAGGAACTGCCGGAAAAACTCAAACCGCCGACCGCCCACATCAGCCGGGTCGTGGTCGAGGAGGAGGGTCGGGAGTTGGAAATCGTCCGCCACAGCTTCCCCTACGGGACCGTCACGGAGGCGGGCCTCTTCTTCATCGCCTACACGAAGGACTTGTCGATTCCGGAAAAAATGCTGGCACGAATGATCGGCACGAACGCCGACGGCTTGCACGATCACCTGATGGACCACACCTGCGCGGTCTCCGGCGCGACCTTCTTCGCCCCGTCGCTGGAGTCATTGAAATCTCTGGGAAGAGCCTGA
- a CDS encoding class II fumarate hydratase, whose translation MTFRTESDSMGEVKIPSEYLYGASTQRAVENFEISKRRFDRRFIEALCLIKWAAAMANKDLGKLDAKLADKIAEKALETAEGKHDRHFVLDIYQTGSGTSTNMNANEVIANLANPELGGAVGSKKPVHPNDHVNMGQSSNDVIPAAIHLGAALGIAKGLIPALKTLEASLNRKAKQFADLVKVGRTHLQDATPVTLGQEFSGYASQVLHGIQRMTQALEGLMELPIGGTAVGTGINTHPKFASKVCELLSQKTEVTFSEAKNHFEAQAAKDACVFASGALKSVAVSLMKIANDIRWLSSGPRCGIGEIFLPELQPGSSIMPGKVNPVIPESVMQISAQVQGNDLAVQIGGQHGNFELNVMMPVITGNLFESVELLQNGARMLAEKCVDGIEPNSGRMKELLDKSLMLVTNLNSVIGYDKAAQIAKKAFQSNKTIRELLLAEKLLPEDQINKLLDPKTMLSPKNG comes from the coding sequence ATGACATTCCGGACCGAAAGCGATTCCATGGGGGAAGTCAAGATCCCCTCCGAATACCTGTACGGCGCCTCGACCCAACGCGCCGTGGAGAACTTCGAGATCTCCAAGCGCCGCTTCGACCGGCGGTTCATCGAGGCCCTGTGCCTCATCAAGTGGGCCGCGGCCATGGCCAACAAGGACCTGGGCAAGCTCGACGCCAAGCTCGCCGACAAGATCGCCGAAAAGGCCCTGGAGACGGCGGAAGGCAAGCACGACCGGCATTTCGTCCTCGATATCTACCAAACCGGTTCCGGCACCTCGACGAACATGAACGCCAACGAGGTGATCGCCAACCTCGCCAACCCCGAGCTCGGCGGCGCGGTCGGATCCAAAAAGCCCGTGCATCCCAACGACCATGTCAACATGGGCCAGTCCTCCAACGACGTGATCCCGGCGGCCATCCACCTGGGCGCGGCGCTGGGAATCGCCAAGGGCCTGATCCCGGCCTTGAAGACTCTGGAAGCGTCCTTGAACAGGAAGGCCAAGCAATTCGCCGACCTCGTCAAGGTGGGTCGGACCCACCTCCAGGACGCGACGCCCGTCACGCTCGGGCAGGAGTTTTCGGGATACGCCTCGCAGGTCCTTCACGGCATCCAAAGGATGACCCAGGCCCTCGAGGGCCTGATGGAGCTCCCCATCGGCGGCACGGCGGTGGGCACTGGGATCAACACGCACCCCAAGTTCGCATCCAAGGTCTGCGAGCTTCTCTCCCAGAAGACGGAAGTGACGTTTTCGGAGGCCAAGAACCACTTTGAGGCGCAAGCCGCCAAGGACGCCTGCGTCTTTGCCAGCGGCGCCCTCAAGTCGGTCGCCGTCTCCCTGATGAAGATCGCCAACGACATCCGGTGGCTGTCCTCCGGACCGCGCTGCGGGATCGGCGAAATCTTTCTGCCCGAGCTTCAACCCGGCTCGTCGATCATGCCGGGGAAGGTCAATCCCGTCATCCCCGAGTCGGTCATGCAGATTTCCGCCCAGGTGCAGGGGAACGACCTGGCGGTGCAGATCGGCGGCCAGCACGGCAACTTTGAACTGAACGTCATGATGCCGGTCATCACCGGGAATCTGTTTGAGTCCGTCGAACTGCTTCAAAATGGCGCGAGGATGCTCGCCGAAAAATGCGTGGACGGCATCGAGCCGAATTCCGGCCGCATGAAAGAGCTTCTGGACAAGAGCCTGATGCTGGTCACCAATCTGAACTCGGTCATCGGCTACGACAAGGCGGCCCAGATCGCGAAGAAGGCGTTCCAGTCGAACAAGACGATCCGCGAATTGCTGCTGGCGGAAAAACTCCTTCCCGAGGACCAGATCAACAAGCTGCTCGACCCCAAGACGATGCTGAGTCCGAAGAACGGGTAA
- a CDS encoding plastocyanin/azurin family copper-binding protein: MTSGTRAVLTAVGILLAGGVFFTAVSCNNSTASGGTACTQTITIDDFVFSPLNLSAKPGETVCVVNNDTSAHTVTSESAPDAFDDDGRFDSGLLNAGDDGSITVPATADAGEVIPYYCDVHLGAMVPPNGSITVSAP, encoded by the coding sequence ATGACATCCGGAACCAGGGCGGTCCTGACCGCGGTCGGCATCCTTCTCGCGGGCGGCGTTTTCTTCACCGCCGTTTCCTGCAACAACAGCACCGCCTCCGGCGGAACCGCCTGCACACAGACCATCACGATCGACGACTTCGTTTTCTCGCCGCTGAACCTCAGCGCCAAGCCGGGCGAGACCGTGTGCGTGGTCAACAACGACACCTCGGCCCACACGGTGACCTCCGAAAGCGCGCCGGACGCCTTTGACGACGACGGGCGCTTCGACTCGGGCCTCCTCAACGCCGGCGATGACGGTTCGATCACGGTCCCGGCCACGGCCGATGCCGGCGAGGTGATTCCCTATTATTGCGACGTGCATCTCGGCGCGATGGTCCCGCCCAACGGCTCGATCACCGTCAGCGCGCCTTAA
- a CDS encoding DUF2231 domain-containing protein: MLESLLPGLKSLQNPHPLVVHFPIAFLLGAVFLYMLSIAVRREGMAKSAFACLLLGAISALVAAGTGLYAEEGVMVGRSVRAALLEPHEQWMLTATGLSVVLALWAGWRRPMPQRGKSFFLILLVVLLAVIAKGADFGGRMVYEYNAGGSACGQPIELKE, encoded by the coding sequence ATGCTCGAGTCTCTCCTCCCCGGCTTGAAGTCGTTGCAGAACCCGCATCCGCTCGTCGTGCATTTTCCTATCGCCTTCCTTCTGGGCGCGGTCTTCCTCTACATGCTGTCGATCGCCGTCCGCCGCGAGGGCATGGCCAAGTCGGCGTTTGCCTGTCTCCTCTTGGGCGCAATTTCGGCGCTGGTGGCGGCGGGGACCGGGCTCTATGCCGAGGAAGGCGTCATGGTCGGCCGCTCCGTGCGCGCGGCCCTTCTGGAGCCGCACGAACAATGGATGCTGACGGCGACGGGATTGAGCGTCGTCCTGGCGCTCTGGGCCGGGTGGCGTCGGCCCATGCCGCAAAGGGGGAAGTCTTTCTTCTTGATCCTTCTCGTTGTCTTATTGGCCGTGATCGCCAAGGGCGCCGACTTCGGCGGGCGGATGGTCTACGAGTACAACGCGGGCGGCTCGGCCTGCGGACAGCCGATCGAACTGAAGGAATGA